The window TTGACATCGCCTGGGCGATCGCGGCTTGGGTGAGGGAGGAAACAGTGATGCCAATATCAAAGGTTTGGGTGGGTATGAGCAAACGATAGGCGGTGGGCGTTGCGCCATAGAGCTGGTGGGCGAGGTCGAGGAGCGATCGCATATCGAGGTGATGTCCTAAGGTGGGTGCAGTTGTCTTAGCTACTAAGCGCTCTAATCTAGGCTGGGTCAGGACTTCGCCAGGCATAGCCGCATCGACAAAGATCACGGTTTGGACGCCAGCCATCTCGGCCGCAAGTTCG is drawn from Candidatus Obscuribacterales bacterium and contains these coding sequences:
- a CDS encoding hydrogenase maturation protease — translated: GNTLRGDDGAGYYIAEQMADQIAAHAWIGVRSLSVHQLLPELAAEMAGVQTVIFVDAAMPGEVLTQPRLERLVAKTTAPTLGHHLDMRSLLDLAHQLYGATPTAYRLLIPTQTFDIGITVSSLTQAAIAQAMSTLLEFVTHFIEPEASL